The genomic window TTTTCGCGGGCAGCTTCGCGCACAAGGCATCCGCCCAGGCTCCAGCCGACCAGCGACACCTTTTCGCCGGTCTTGTCGGCTAATTCCTTGGCATTATCGACAATGGCGTCGAGATTTGCCTGCGTCGGCCCGTCATTGCGGCCATTGCGCCAGCCACGGGTGTGGTAGCCGCGGTTGCGGATATAGCGGCGCAGGGGAACTGTTGAATTGTCGTCTGTCGAAAAGCCGGGAACCACAATCACGCCATGCCCGTCACCATTGGGCGCCCGGTCCAATGCCGGCCAGGCGGCGGCGAGTGCTGCCCCCTCGCCCAGGACACGCATTTCCAGCGGCCACATGGTGGGCCGCGGCGGTGCAATCGGGCGGTATTTGTGAGGCGTCTCAGGCGTAGCGTGACCAATATCTGACATTCAATGACCCTTGTATAAGCGGCTAGACCGCTGAAATTGCTCACCGACCACGGGTTATGGGATCAGATGCCGCCTACCCCCTTGGCACCCAACATTTTGTGTAGGGTGCCTGCTAAGCCGCAGCCTGTGCCGTGTCGATGGGTACCTTACGCCGACTATGGTCATGCGGATCACCAAAAGACCATGCCCTTTCGTGCAGATGGTAGGCCACAGTCTGCACGATTGGCTCCACAAGCCCGATACCAAGCGCAACGATCCAGCTCCCCGTCAGGGCATATGCGACGCCGATCGCCACCACCATGTGCATGATGGAATAGGTTGCTGTTTTCGTCATCGTCCGCGCCATGTCGGCCATCCTTAGTTGCGAATTACTATTAGTTAGATGGAGGCTCGTGCGGACGCGTCAAGGACCAGTCAGCCTCTTTCAAAAATATTCATGGTTGCAGTGCAGTCTGCAGACAACCGCGAGTAATTGAACAGGTCTGACAGGATGCAAGCCCAACGCGCCACATCGGAAGTGCCCCTGATCGACGTCATTGGTGGCAGAGACGTTGTTCTGAGGGTTCACCGCGTCTTCTACGGCAAGGTTTACGCCCATCCCTGGCTCAAAGGCTTCTTTGCCAATTCGGATCGCCAGCACCAGGAAAACCAGCTCACGGACTTTTTC from Candidatus Phaeomarinobacter ectocarpi includes these protein-coding regions:
- a CDS encoding esterase/lipase family protein, translating into MSDIGHATPETPHKYRPIAPPRPTMWPLEMRVLGEGAALAAAWPALDRAPNGDGHGVIVVPGFSTDDNSTVPLRRYIRNRGYHTRGWRNGRNDGPTQANLDAIVDNAKELADKTGEKVSLVGWSLGGCLVREAARENPDLVRGVITMGSPFQDVRANSISIMWNLLASKDRIEDKERTEALGAPIPVPATAIFSNTDAVVAGDACRERPGGKRESIQVFASHFGLGVNPLVYFAIADRLAQKKGTWKHFEPPALMKRLYEVHS
- a CDS encoding DUF2061 domain-containing protein, with protein sequence MTKTATYSIMHMVVAIGVAYALTGSWIVALGIGLVEPIVQTVAYHLHERAWSFGDPHDHSRRKVPIDTAQAAA